The nucleotide window TGTTTAACTTTCCTTCCATTAATATCAGTAATATTAATAACAACCTTTTCAGAATTTTCAACAGTAAAACCAATCTCAACTTTTTTATTAAACGGATTTGGTGAAACATTAAATGTAGTAATATTTTCAATTGAGTTAATATTTGTCGGCAATACTGTAAATACTGTAGAATCTGACCAATCGCTCCATCTTACATTATGATCACGATATCTGATTCTCCATTTATATGATGAATCGGGAATAAGGATACCTGACGAAACTGCTAATTGTTGAAGATTAATTCCTGAATTTACATTTATAGGATTAAAATCCGGAGCTCCGGTAGTACCATAAATATCTTCAGCATCTCTAATAATATCAACAACAGAGGCAGTCCACGAATTATATTTTCCTGCTAACTGAAATTGCGATGACATTAAAGAATCAGCGCCAGAAAAAGCAGAAGCAATAAGTGTAGGCGAATCATTTGAAGTACTGTTTGGAGTTAACGCAAATGGCTTTGCAGGAGCAAATTGATTAAGTTTGCGGTGCCATTTATCCAGTATAACATTATTTAGTGGTTTATCCGGATTTCCTAAACTGTACATTGTTGTTTCACAAGTTTTTTGACTCATATCAACATCAACGAGTATATAATTGTAGTGATCTAATGAGCGTTGAGTTTCGGCATAATCAGTCTGATTTGCATACATTCCCCATCGATCAAGGTCGCCACCTCCTCCTCCACTTAGTATTGTTCTGAAATCCCAGTTCTGAGCATGCACAGATTTAATAACAGCTCTTTCATAATTATGAGAATGTCCTGTAGAATGCATTGTAACTTTGGGAAAAGATTTTAATTCACCATACACGTTGTTCCAAACATATGAACTATTTCCATCAGGCCACAGTTCGCTTTCTCCAGGCTGATGTGAGAAAGTAAAAACAAAATCACATTGATTGTTTAAATCTGAATCAAGTAATTTCTGATGTAACCAGTTTGTTTGCACTACGTTGTTATACAAACCATTAGTATTCATTGCAATGAACTGACAATTACCAACATAAAACGAATAATATTTTTCACATAATAAATTTGTAGTAGGATAATCAGAAAATTCATCATATTTCATAAAAGAATAAAACGAGGCATTTTCTCCAACATGATTTCCAATACTTACCATAAATGGAACAGAACATGATATTTTTGAAAAGGGTATAAAATATTCACTCAAATATGTTCCAATATTTGATCCATCACCCATAATATCTCCTGTATGCATTACTAAACTAACAGAATCATACCAGTTAACACCGTACAAATTAATAAATGTTTTTAACATGGAATCAGCTGTTGCTGTTGCTCTTCCAACATATGTCTGAGAATCACCAATTACTGCAAATTTCACATGTCCATTCTGGTCTCCGGAAGCAACAGGAGTTTTAAAAGGATAAATATCTGATGTATCGGTACCACTTATACATCTGTAATAATACCTTGTTGCGGGTAATAATCCGTTTAACTTAACTGTATGCCATCTGTTAGTTGAAATAGATTCATAACTTCCTGTTGTTATATTTCCAAGTGCCGGAGTAGTTCCGTATTCTACTTTTGTTGAAGATATATCGTACGAATTCCAGCTTATATACATTGAATTTGGAGTAGGACTCTGCAAATAAGGCATAATGTTAGAATTAATCAATCCACCAAGTTGAGAAACTTCATTATCGTTTAACGGTGCATTAAAAAGTGCTATCTGCGACACATTTATTGTATTATCCTCACCATTATCGTCAGCAAAAAATAAAACTGAAGGAATATCTAAAGAGAATCTTCCATTAACGGCCTGACTTGTTGCATTAAGTATTAAATGACCATCCATGTAATATTTGAAGCTTGCTCCCAAATCAACAACAATGACCAATCTATGCCATGTATTTGACTGAACAGAATAACCAGTATAACCAGTTGAAGAAATACCAATATTTCCTGAAGTATTAATAAAAACTTCTCCATCATTAGAGTTTGTCATATTAGTCTGATAAAAGCAATGCCATATCATAGGGTCTGTAATCATAAAATCGTACATAATGGAGTATTCATTAACTGTTGTTCCTCCTCCATTTGCAGCTATACCATGATTACATGTATAATAACTTCCTGCTCCAATTGAAACGGCATTATCGCCAGCAATAATTCCGGGTACTAAAGTATGAGATCCATTTAATACAAGATCATTGCCCATTGTTGCTTGTGTTAGATTTGATATATTCTCAAAAGTCCAGCGACCAACAAGGCTTGCAGGAAATATTTGTGATAATAAATTATTTGAAATAACTGTTAATAATAATGTAAATATTAGTATGGTTTTCATAATTAATAGTTTTGGATTAACAAATATAATTATATTTATTTAATTACGTAAATGCTAACAGAATGAAGTTATTTTTCTGTTTATTATAATAGCAAATATGATGGCTCAATTTTAATTATTAATCTCAACTGTGCTATGATAATTAGTCTGTCCATTTATCTTATAATTACTTATAACTTGGTAATAATCACTCCTTGGTCTATATGGGAAACATGTATTACAGCCTTTTTCTTCAATATTAACATCAGTTATATTAAATATTTGTCCTGAATTAGATAAGATTATTTTAAAGTCAAAATCAGGAATACTTTTTTTAGTATAAACATAACAATATCCTGAATTATTTAATTCACCATTTGTTATAAAACTATCAACTAATACAGTAAAATTAGAATTTTTACTGTAAGAATAAATTATAATTGTATCTAGTTCATTCTGATTAAAATTACGAAAAGCAATGTCGTATAACCCTGCACTTTCACAGTCTTTTTTTGTGCAACATGAATAAAAATTAAAAACAACAAATATTAACATTAATGAAATAAGTGTTCTCATTTTGTTTTAATATTACACAATGTTATTTTTTTTGCGGTTGAAGTTTTAATATTTCCAACTTTGCCTTTTTAGCTTCTGCATTTGCTTTTGCAATCTCTAAGTTGACAGCTGCTTTTTTTGCATCAGCATCAGCTTTTACAGCATCGGCTTTGGCTTTTTCAGAAATAGCAATATCAGCTTTTGCTTTTAATATTTCGGCATTAGCTTTTGTTGCCTCAGCTTTCGCAATAGTAGCATCATCTTTAGCTTTTTGCGCTCTTGAAAGCAATTCCTGGGCTTTTAATTTATCAGCTTCTGCCTGTATTTTTAAAGCTTCGTATTTAGGTTTTTCTGTTTCAGCAAGTTGATTCTTCAAAATTAGTGCTGACTCTACTGCTTTAGCTTTATCTGACTCAGACTTTGCTTTATCAGCTTCTGTTTTTGATTTTAATTCCTCACTCTTTGCTTTGTCTGCTTCAGCTTTTGCTTTTAATGAAATTGATTGAGTTTGCAAAGCCTCAGCTTTTTTAATTTCCAAATCCGCTTTAACCTTTATGGCATCATCTTTTGCCTTTTGCGCATCAGCCAACTTAGCACTTGCATTAGCTTTTGTTATTTCTACTTTTGCAATAACTGCTTCGTCCTTTATTTTTTGAGCTGCTGCAATTAATTCCAGAGATTTCAATTTATCAGCCTCTGCTTTAGATTTTGTTGCTTCTGCCTGAATTTTTAAGGCTTCATATTTTGGTTTCTCTGTTTCTGCTAACTGATTTTTCAATAATAAAATTGACTCATCTGCTTTTGCTTTATCAGTAGCCAACTTAAGTTTGTCGGCTTCAATCTTTATTTTTGCTTCTTCGCTTTTTGCTTTATCTGCTTCAGCTTTTGCCTTTAATGCATTTGATTGTGCCAACAAAGATTCGCTTTTCTTTAATTCAGCTTCAACTTTTGCTTTTGCCAAATCATCCTTTGATTTCTGAGCTGCTGCAATTATAGCATCTGACTTAGCTTTAGCGGCATCAGCAGCAGCTTTTATTGCACTTTGTTTTGCAATTTCAGCTTCTGCCTTTTTAATTTCAGCATCAGCTTTCATTTTATCAGCTTCAATTTTTTTGCTATCTATTTCTGCTTTAATCCTTTCAGCTTCTGCACGAATTTTATCTGCTTCTAACTTTTGTTTTTCAATCTGGGCTTCACTTCTGGCAAGAGCATAAATAGAGTCCATTTTCATTTTTTCTTTTTCAATATCAACAAGCTCAACTTCTCTAATTACTTCTACTGTTGTTTCTATTGTTTCAATAACTTCTATTTCCTTTTCAACAGTTTTTTCAACTTCAAGTATGTCAGTCACAGCCATTTCTTTGGTCAATGTTACAACCTGACTGTTAGCATCAATATTTTCAATAGCAAACCCACCTCCTTCAATTTTATAAATATCGTAACTATCTTTTTCTTCACGAATTGTTGAATAGTATCTGGTCTGACCACCTATAATATAATAATTAACATCATCATAATTTGTATTTATCGGATAACCCATAGATTCTGGTTTTGTCCATGTCCCATTATCTTTTAATTCAGAATAATAAATATCATAACCACCCAATCCTGCAAAATAACCATTTGAACTAAAGAAAAGTGTTTTTCCGTCTGGATTAATAAAAGGTGAAATTTCACTATTTGAAGTATTTATTTCTTTGCCAATATTTTTTGGTTTCCCCCAATTCTTACCCGATTTAACACATTGGTAAATGTCATATTTACCATTACCTCCTTCGCGATCACTGCAAAAATAAAGATATTTACCATCGGCAGAAATCGTAACACCAGTTTCATTTGCAGAAGAATTTATTTTTGAAACAGGCTCAGGCTTACTCCATACTTTATCAATATACCGGCTCTCAAAAATATCTTTCTGACCATCATCATCAACATATAAATATAATGTTAAGCCATCTGATGAAAGACACAAAGGAGCTTCATCATTGTTAGTATTCCATTTAAATGGTAAAGACTTTTCCCATTTTCCTGAAGCATCTTTTATAGAATAATATATATCCTGATCAAATTTACCCGTTATATTGCTTATTGTTTTATTTCCTTCTTTTGAATCTCTTCTGGTAGCAAAAAATATAATAGAATTATCAAGTGTTATAACCGGATTAGTTTCAGAATAAAGTGAATTGATATTTTTACCTGGATTTTTTAAGACAATATCTCTTGGGTTTTTAAGAGCATTTTTTGAATTAATACAATTTCTAATTACTCTGTCAACAGGAATCGGAGCATTACCTGCAAACTGATCATCATATTTAAGAAAAGTAAAAATTGCACTATCAGACTCTCCAATAGTTAAATATGTGCATCCTAAAAAATACAAGGCATCGTAAGGAGCTGATTTTTCATCATTATTATTAAAATCATATTTTTCTTTTAAATTTTTTGTTGACTTTCTAAAATACACAAGAGCTTTTGATTGCTCATCAATTGAATTAAAATAACACAACCCCATTTTAAAATTGGCATTAGCATTTTCAGAATCCTGTTCAAGTACTTTTTGCCATATTGCAATTGCTGAGCTGAATTGCCCTTTAGTTAAAAGTTTATTTCCTTCATCAATTAAATCTTTTAATTCATTATTTTTATCTTCTACAGCAATAACATTCTCTGCACAAACAAAACAAAAGATAACAAATAAGAAAATTATATTAAAGTGTTTTTTCATAGTATAGTTAATTAGAGTTTGAGTATTAATTACTAAATTTTGTTATATTACAATTATTATTTCATGATAAAAAGAAATTGTCCACCCTCATCACCTGTATTCTTTACAGGAGCTAATTTTGGACTTTGCTCAGAGTTATTAATTACTGGTATTTTTATTTTGTTATATATCTGCCCTACGTCAAAAAACTTACTATCATTTTCCTTTAATGTTTTAAGCAAGTAATATGCAAAAACAGAATGCCCATCTTTACCACCATCCATAACAGGTTCTATACCACCAGAGGTCATTGCCTGACGTGATGATAAACTATGAACTTCTTTATAATATTTTTCAGATTCTTCGAAAGGGACAGTAACAGTTTTGCCTCTGAAAATATCTCCACTAAAACATGCATCAGCAACTAATAATGTATGTTTAGACTTAATACCACCCAGATAAGTTTGTAAATCGGCATTTGAAATATAGTTTGCCGAAGAATTAGTAGTAGCATCAATAGGCACCCAGAAACCTTTATTAAGTTCCTTTTTAAATTCGCCGTGACCGGAATAATAAATTAAAACATTATCCTGTTCTTTCACATTCTCTGTTAACCATTCAAGTTTATTAATTATTCCAACTCTTGTAGCTTGTTCATCATAAAGAGTCTGAAAATTATCAAATTTATATTTTTGTTTTAGCAGTACTTCAATTTCTTTTGCATCATTTACAGCATTCTGTAGTGGAGTCCAGTTTCCTTTATATTTATTAATTCCTATTATTAGAGCATAATATTTTCCTATAACCATATCTTTTGCTTTAGGAACATTCATTCCTGCTAATGGATCTCCACCACCTCTATATAACACTTCAGGTGTCTCGGTTTGAGTATTAGCTTCTGCAAAGGTCATATCAGTAGTTGGCAAATTTTCATTCATTTTAACTTCTAATATTAGGTCGTTTGCATTTGTATATGCACCTTCCAAATTTAAACCTATATTAATTTTTGGTTTATTAAATTCTTTAGTTGTATAAAATTCAACACTAACCTCTTTTTCTTCACCAGGTTCTAAAGTCGGAATTAATTCCGAGAGTTTATTTACAGCCATAACATTAGGTGGAAATATATAGCCGATTTTAGTGTTTTTTGCAATCCCACTTGATGTATTTTTAACCTTTAATTTTAGAGTAATAGGTGCTCCAATCTCAGCTTTTCCGGTTACAGAACTGTACGCCTGACTTGTAATCATAACATAACAATAACTTATACCACCACGAGACTGAAAATTAATTTTTACCGGTGCTACATTAAACCCGTTTGCTTCCTGAATTTCTACATTAAAAGTCCCTGATGCAGTTTCTAATAATGAATCTGTAGATATTGGTATAACAACGGTCATATATTTATCAGATTCAAGATTACCTATGGATATTTCTTTTTCAAAATGCAATCCTATTACAGTATTATCTATCGAAATTTTTGCAGTTAAATTATATGCCTGTCCTTTTCCAGAATTTTTTAGAATAAATTTTATAGTTGGATTCTCAGGATTCTCGATAATACCATTATGATTATCCTCATTTAATGTAACATTAGATACTGTTAATTTAGGTTCACCTGCGTCTTTTACGAATTTTTTCTTTCCAATTTTAAGATTACTGTCATCCCATATTTTCAAACTGGCATCATTGCTAACAGATAGCAAAATATTTCCTTTATCAGAAAAAGCAATTGAATTTATGTCACTTTCATGTGCATCAAATTCTTTTACAATTTGTTTAGATTCAATATTCCAGATTGAAATTTTCTTATCAGCACCTGCAATAGCGATGTATTGTACATCCGGACTAAAAGCTACAGTATTAACCTTTGACTTAAAATCAGTTTCCCAGAATTTATTTCCTGAAGATGCATCCCATATAATAACTGCACCAGTTGAACCACCACTTAAAATATATTTACCATCAGAACTCCAAGCAATAGCAGTAACCTCTTTAGAATCGGCATTGATAGTAGATTTTATCTGCCCGGTTACTGCATCCCATATCTTTATTGTATAATCAGATGATCCTGTAACAATATTCTTTCCATCAGAACTATACGCAACTGCGGTTACAGCTTTTGTGTGCTCTCTTAATGTAAATAATGAGCCACTTGAAACACCATCCCATATTTTTGCTGTATTATCCTTAGATCCCGTAACAATATAATCATTAATTGGATTAAATGATATAGAAGTTATATCAAGAGTATGTTCTTTCTGAATTTTCTTAATTTTCCATTCGACGGCATCAAAAATTATTAATTTACCATCAGAAGAACCGGTAGAAAACAATTTTCCATTAGAACTAAATGCTGTAGCAGTAACCGGAGCAGAGTGAGCAAAAACTTTTAATTTATCTCCTGTTTTTGCATCCCAAATCTGTGCACGTTTATCCATTCCACTGCTAACAATAAAACTTGCATCACTATTAATTGCGACTGAAAGAATCTCACCGGCATGCGCATTTTCTTTATTTTTTAGCAAAACCTGAGAAAAAGATGCTGTATAACACATTGCTAAA belongs to Bacteroidia bacterium and includes:
- a CDS encoding fibronectin type III domain-containing protein produces the protein MKTILIFTLLLTVISNNLLSQIFPASLVGRWTFENISNLTQATMGNDLVLNGSHTLVPGIIAGDNAVSIGAGSYYTCNHGIAANGGGTTVNEYSIMYDFMITDPMIWHCFYQTNMTNSNDGEVFINTSGNIGISSTGYTGYSVQSNTWHRLVIVVDLGASFKYYMDGHLILNATSQAVNGRFSLDIPSVLFFADDNGEDNTINVSQIALFNAPLNDNEVSQLGGLINSNIMPYLQSPTPNSMYISWNSYDISSTKVEYGTTPALGNITTGSYESISTNRWHTVKLNGLLPATRYYYRCISGTDTSDIYPFKTPVASGDQNGHVKFAVIGDSQTYVGRATATADSMLKTFINLYGVNWYDSVSLVMHTGDIMGDGSNIGTYLSEYFIPFSKISCSVPFMVSIGNHVGENASFYSFMKYDEFSDYPTTNLLCEKYYSFYVGNCQFIAMNTNGLYNNVVQTNWLHQKLLDSDLNNQCDFVFTFSHQPGESELWPDGNSSYVWNNVYGELKSFPKVTMHSTGHSHNYERAVIKSVHAQNWDFRTILSGGGGGDLDRWGMYANQTDYAETQRSLDHYNYILVDVDMSQKTCETTMYSLGNPDKPLNNVILDKWHRKLNQFAPAKPFALTPNSTSNDSPTLIASAFSGADSLMSSQFQLAGKYNSWTASVVDIIRDAEDIYGTTGAPDFNPINVNSGINLQQLAVSSGILIPDSSYKWRIRYRDHNVRWSDWSDSTVFTVLPTNINSIENITTFNVSPNPFNKKVEIGFTVENSEKVVINITDINGRKVKQLADNYLNIGLHNVYWDGTDSLNKKVASGMYFCNIKSSSLNKTIKLIFENK
- a CDS encoding PD40 domain-containing protein; amino-acid sequence: MKKHFNIIFLFVIFCFVCAENVIAVEDKNNELKDLIDEGNKLLTKGQFSSAIAIWQKVLEQDSENANANFKMGLCYFNSIDEQSKALVYFRKSTKNLKEKYDFNNNDEKSAPYDALYFLGCTYLTIGESDSAIFTFLKYDDQFAGNAPIPVDRVIRNCINSKNALKNPRDIVLKNPGKNINSLYSETNPVITLDNSIIFFATRRDSKEGNKTISNITGKFDQDIYYSIKDASGKWEKSLPFKWNTNNDEAPLCLSSDGLTLYLYVDDDGQKDIFESRYIDKVWSKPEPVSKINSSANETGVTISADGKYLYFCSDREGGNGKYDIYQCVKSGKNWGKPKNIGKEINTSNSEISPFINPDGKTLFFSSNGYFAGLGGYDIYYSELKDNGTWTKPESMGYPINTNYDDVNYYIIGGQTRYYSTIREEKDSYDIYKIEGGGFAIENIDANSQVVTLTKEMAVTDILEVEKTVEKEIEVIETIETTVEVIREVELVDIEKEKMKMDSIYALARSEAQIEKQKLEADKIRAEAERIKAEIDSKKIEADKMKADAEIKKAEAEIAKQSAIKAAADAAKAKSDAIIAAAQKSKDDLAKAKVEAELKKSESLLAQSNALKAKAEADKAKSEEAKIKIEADKLKLATDKAKADESILLLKNQLAETEKPKYEALKIQAEATKSKAEADKLKSLELIAAAQKIKDEAVIAKVEITKANASAKLADAQKAKDDAIKVKADLEIKKAEALQTQSISLKAKAEADKAKSEELKSKTEADKAKSESDKAKAVESALILKNQLAETEKPKYEALKIQAEADKLKAQELLSRAQKAKDDATIAKAEATKANAEILKAKADIAISEKAKADAVKADADAKKAAVNLEIAKANAEAKKAKLEILKLQPQKK
- a CDS encoding caspase family protein; this translates as MKKIMLVFFILAMCYTASFSQVLLKNKENAHAGEILSVAINSDASFIVSSGMDKRAQIWDAKTGDKLKVFAHSAPVTATAFSSNGKLFSTGSSDGKLIIFDAVEWKIKKIQKEHTLDITSISFNPINDYIVTGSKDNTAKIWDGVSSGSLFTLREHTKAVTAVAYSSDGKNIVTGSSDYTIKIWDAVTGQIKSTINADSKEVTAIAWSSDGKYILSGGSTGAVIIWDASSGNKFWETDFKSKVNTVAFSPDVQYIAIAGADKKISIWNIESKQIVKEFDAHESDINSIAFSDKGNILLSVSNDASLKIWDDSNLKIGKKKFVKDAGEPKLTVSNVTLNEDNHNGIIENPENPTIKFILKNSGKGQAYNLTAKISIDNTVIGLHFEKEISIGNLESDKYMTVVIPISTDSLLETASGTFNVEIQEANGFNVAPVKINFQSRGGISYCYVMITSQAYSSVTGKAEIGAPITLKLKVKNTSSGIAKNTKIGYIFPPNVMAVNKLSELIPTLEPGEEKEVSVEFYTTKEFNKPKINIGLNLEGAYTNANDLILEVKMNENLPTTDMTFAEANTQTETPEVLYRGGGDPLAGMNVPKAKDMVIGKYYALIIGINKYKGNWTPLQNAVNDAKEIEVLLKQKYKFDNFQTLYDEQATRVGIINKLEWLTENVKEQDNVLIYYSGHGEFKKELNKGFWVPIDATTNSSANYISNADLQTYLGGIKSKHTLLVADACFSGDIFRGKTVTVPFEESEKYYKEVHSLSSRQAMTSGGIEPVMDGGKDGHSVFAYYLLKTLKENDSKFFDVGQIYNKIKIPVINNSEQSPKLAPVKNTGDEGGQFLFIMK